The Zeugodacus cucurbitae isolate PBARC_wt_2022May chromosome 4, idZeuCucr1.2, whole genome shotgun sequence genome includes the window AGCGAGGATCACGTGTCGTGCAACATCAAGTGGCCCGAAGCACAAAATACACAATCGGGTACCACATTTATACTGTACACACTGACATTGGGCTTTGCCACACCGCTTACCTTCATCTTGATCTTCTACTTTCTCGTTATACGCAAATTGCATACGGTCGGTCCAAAGCAAAAGTCCAAAGAGAAGAAGCGCTCTCACCGTAAGGTGACCAAACTGGTGCTAACAGTGATTACAGTATACATACTGTGTTGGCTACCCTATTGGATATCACAGTTGGCGCTCATCTATTCGTCGCCAAGCAAATGTGCATCGAGACTTGAGATCACCATCTTTCTGCTGGCCGGCTGTCTCGGCTACTCGAACTCGGCCATGAATCCCATACTCTACGCATTTTTGAGTGACAATTTCAAGAAGAGCTTCCTGAAAGCTTGCACTTGTGCCACGCGCAAAGATGTAAATGCTCAGCTGCAAATGGAGAATAGTCTCTTTCCGAAATTTGGCAAGAATCGTCAATCGGATCGTCTCTTCTCACCGAAGAAGGCGAAACAGAAGAAGATGCTTGTAACACGTAATAATAATGCTACGAATATGCTTGCCGCTGCCTCAGGCACAACCACGACGACGACAAATACCACGGCAACTAGCAATAGTAGTGCCGCCAATCAAATAGCCGCTTACCCCGATCGTCTGACTAACAACATGCCGACGCAGAAGACGCCGCTAATGATAGAAAACCAACATGCCGCTGGGAGCGTTGTGCCGGGCACAAATGCAACCGTGCTTTTAGTGCCGAGCACATCGTGCGCAGATATGTTGGAACATACGGTAGCAGCTGAGGGATCCATGAAGCCGGTTGGCGGTACTGATACGAGTTGTAAGGCGCCCGTGTTGCACACAGACTTATAAGACTTGGCTATGGGTGGTCGTACGCCAGTAGAGACAATTGTCTATGTGGCAAAGAGATGAGTATCAGCGAGAGAGTTTCGAAACGAAGAGCTGATATAAGGAAAGgctagaataataaaaaaatagagtaGGAAAATACATATGGGATTGAGCAGGAGAGTTTGACGAACCAAAAAGAGAGCTTGGCAGTGAGAAAGAACTAAAGTATATGATTCGTTGTCACTTAAATATTTAGGGAAAGTATAGTAGAAGATATTGGTATATCAGTAAAGTAAAGGAACTTGAATTGAGCTTTGTGATAAAAATATCGCTATTTATTCGCATTCACTTTGAATCTTAAAAAAAGTAAGCAtaacaattaaacaaataaacttcTTTTAAAGGTGCTTATTTTCAGAAATAGTAACAATTATGCTTAgaaaagctttgaaagctctCTTAGGTCGATAAAAGTTTTCAGACAGTAAGATTGTACTCTCAATAataatatacgtacatataactTGTATAGTTACTAAAGCACAGTTTGAGCTTTTCCGTAATGTATTTTCATCATAAGATATCAAAGCTTGGTAGGCCttgtatttaaaaagttttaaatcgATACAATAGCTTATTaatcttttaaaaatacttcaaacttatttttgtaaatatcaataACGAAAACATGTACAGTACTTGTAAAG containing:
- the LOC105215215 gene encoding somatostatin receptor type 5-like — protein: MYSNISNLFYISLVASLMPQFAQTGKTDASEPPAGQEHGNANLAMARARALANIQEQLLPNLNLLQLEANEFLSRVNGAIYNMTFNETYEEEMMCHNGQNAIANLVTMILYAIVCIIGLFGNTLVIYVVLRFSKMQTVTNIYILNLAIADECFLIGIPMLLYTMQIGSWPFDDYVCKAYMVSTSITQFTSSIFLLIMSADRYIAVCHPISSPRYRTPFVSKLVSGFAWLTSVLLMLPVILFANTVQTSEDHVSCNIKWPEAQNTQSGTTFILYTLTLGFATPLTFILIFYFLVIRKLHTVGPKQKSKEKKRSHRKVTKLVLTVITVYILCWLPYWISQLALIYSSPSKCASRLEITIFLLAGCLGYSNSAMNPILYAFLSDNFKKSFLKACTCATRKDVNAQLQMENSLFPKFGKNRQSDRLFSPKKAKQKKMLVTRNNNATNMLAAASGTTTTTTNTTATSNSSAANQIAAYPDRLTNNMPTQKTPLMIENQHAAGSVVPGTNATVLLVPSTSCADMLEHTVAAEGSMKPVGGTDTSCKAPVLHTDL